TCAGGCTGGTGACGTGTCCCGCGTCGTCGACGGTGGCGGTACCGGGGGCCAGGCTGGACCAGACGCCGCTCGCCGTGGTATCGGTCAGTGCCAGCGGGCTCCCGAGACAGGCGGTATCTGAGCTTAGGTTCCGGATGGACGCCACTACGTTGGGGATGGGGGAAAAAGCAATGTCATCCAGCGCCAGGTCGTTGCCCGCCCCGCCGATGTTGTTGTTGTTTATGAAAATATCGGCAGTGGTGGTGGTGGCTTCAAACGTAAAACTAAACTGCTGCCATGCGGTATTGTGGATGTCCCCGGTGGACAACGAGCCCAGCAGGACACCCGTGGTGGCGTCCGTGATCCCAAAAAGGACATTGGGTCTGATCGGGGCCTGGGGGCTGATGTCGGCGATATAGGCGCTGAGCGTATACTTCATCCCCGGCACCAGGCCGGTGACCCTTTCACGGAAAAACTCGTCCTTCCCGTAAGAGGCGTTGATGAGCATAAAATAACCGGTGCCCGTCGTATGGTCGACTAAGTTGGGATTGCCCCAGGCGCTACCGGTTTTATGGGCCAGTGTATAATAGCCGTCCAGCGGGAAGTTGACGGCCAGGTAGTGATAGTCGGTGAGCCCCTTGAGCGGGGGGCCATAGGTGGCGCTGCCCGTTCCAAAGTCCTGCAGGATCGTGTAGTGGCAGACCTGGGATATATTGGAAGGCTGGACCAGCCCGTTTTGAAAATCGGCCGTCACGACCTCGCCCGCCGCGACGGTGAGCGTGGCGCTGTTCGTGGCCACCGAGGCGGTAGATGTGCCGGCCGGGTCGTGTAGGGTAATGGCCTGGCAGCTCCAGTTTGGGACGGACGTCCCGGTGATCGTATAGGTGCCCGGGGCAACGGGGATCAGGACGGAATTCCCGTTGTTGCTGTTGATCCATTCGTTGTCATACCAGAAGTGCCCCCCATCCGTGGAGCGTGTAAATATCGTGGCCACGTCGTTGGCATCGGTGGGCAGGCCGTCGATCCCCCAGACCTCATTACCGGCCCCGCCCGTGAGGTGCTCCACATTCCGGGAGGAAGAGTCCCCCTGCCAGCTGTGCCCGTTCCAGGCACAGACGCCATCGGCCCCGCCGGTGGCCGTGTTCCGGGCAATACAATACATACCGCCTTCATCGTCATAAGCTACGTCCATATTGGTCGGCAGGGTTCCCAAGGCGGTACCCAGGGCCGTTACTTCCCCCTGGGGGGTGGCCTGGTAGATCCGGCCTTCCGAGGTGGAGAAGAGAATATTCCTGTTGGTGATATTGACGTCGACGTGGAGGATACCCGCGGGGAGGCTGGTGTTGGAGGTACTGGCGCTCATCCAGTGGTCGCTTTTCCTTTCGTAATAGCCCGTATATATAAGGAGGTGTCCCTGGTCGTCGACGACGACGGTTTCGCCCTGGCCTGCCTGCAGGCTCGCGTTGTTGGCGACATCCACCGCCTTGTGGCCGCCGTGGGCGGAGGGTATATATAAGGTATCCCGGGTATCCTCGCGGTAGGCCACCACCAGTCCTTTCGGTGTGGTATATACGCACTCACCGGGACCGGCCCCGTCTACGGCCGTTGCGGAATCCCCCGTGGAGACCCAGCCTGTGCCACCCGGCTTGCGGTAACGCAACGCGCCTTCGGCTACGACCCAAAGACCGCCGTCGTGGCTGCCCCCCAGATCCGAGCAACGCTGGGAAGAAGGGAGATCACTAAGGGTGAAGGAGTTACCCCCGCTGATCGTGTACGTGAACAGCGGACTGGATTCTTCATTGAGCGCCTTAACATGGACCGAAATGTATCCCACCTGTGCAAAGGCAGGCTGTACAACGGCAATGAGCACGAGCACAAAGCCGCTTTTCCGGGTCCGGAAAACTGGTTTTTCCATACACGATTGCTTGAATCGTCGAAAGAATATTGGATAAACTGAACTCTAAACAAATATACTGAAAGAACGTACGGAACCCTTGTTTATTCTGTGTTTATTTCGTAAATGAATTGTTACAGCAACGTGTTTCTACTGAGAATAAACGAATAAGCTGAATAAAAAAATGTGTAGCGGATAATTGGTTAGGAATGCAAATGAATGTGTGGAATTTTCCCCTCGTATTGATTTCTAATAGATTATGATTTTTAAGAATGTGGGGGGCTAACGGGCTCGTATAGTACCTAGATTGGGGTACGTAGTTCTACGTGGTCCGGGTACGGACTTCTCCTCTCCTCTGCGTATAATCAATATTGAAATAATAGAGCAGTAATGCTATTCTTTCGTTTTAGCAGCTGTTCTATATTTGTATTGTTGATGACAGTCAACCGTACCACTAAAATCCAAGATCCGAAAAAGACCAGTATCCAAGTATCCAATTATCCGAGAAACCAACGTTATTCGATCCAAGTATCCTTTTGAA
This region of Dinghuibacter silviterrae genomic DNA includes:
- a CDS encoding T9SS type B sorting domain-containing protein yields the protein MEKPVFRTRKSGFVLVLIAVVQPAFAQVGYISVHVKALNEESSPLFTYTISGGNSFTLSDLPSSQRCSDLGGSHDGGLWVVAEGALRYRKPGGTGWVSTGDSATAVDGAGPGECVYTTPKGLVVAYREDTRDTLYIPSAHGGHKAVDVANNASLQAGQGETVVVDDQGHLLIYTGYYERKSDHWMSASTSNTSLPAGILHVDVNITNRNILFSTSEGRIYQATPQGEVTALGTALGTLPTNMDVAYDDEGGMYCIARNTATGGADGVCAWNGHSWQGDSSSRNVEHLTGGAGNEVWGIDGLPTDANDVATIFTRSTDGGHFWYDNEWINSNNGNSVLIPVAPGTYTITGTSVPNWSCQAITLHDPAGTSTASVATNSATLTVAAGEVVTADFQNGLVQPSNISQVCHYTILQDFGTGSATYGPPLKGLTDYHYLAVNFPLDGYYTLAHKTGSAWGNPNLVDHTTGTGYFMLINASYGKDEFFRERVTGLVPGMKYTLSAYIADISPQAPIRPNVLFGITDATTGVLLGSLSTGDIHNTAWQQFSFTFEATTTTADIFINNNNIGGAGNDLALDDIAFSPIPNVVASIRNLSSDTACLGSPLALTDTTASGVWSSLAPGTATVDDAGHVTSLTPGQVWIRYSVTNQIGCTSADSIRLTFLPHTTAGDITVSAPSVCTGHEAVLRASSTVIKSPRFGWFSDSALTHLLDTGEKMMTPVLMATTPYFVSATGVGYCPSLPDQGAKAVAVVNPYPVVAGLGGSTQVCAGAGTTLSDVTPGGHWTIVPDTIARIDSGGKVTGTQAGQAQVIYTVTTAGCTTQVTMPVAILPLPTIDPINGAHPVCQGDTLRVTDGIPGGTWSGQVDGNGLVATASAGTHTITYTINGQNGCTAQTTTVVDVQAAPPVPDLQSPQPASVCGGRTLAISAAPGTAAAYRWYLDGNVLAGDTAGTLSATQPGVYTVQALSSAGCASGATPALLVTARCEIDPVADLSVTVTANPGPFSVQSTVTYTVTVVNHGPAQAQNVVVSDTLSPNVGDPGNYSGATPYFDPAGRTLSWQMPLMAPMDSAVLTFDVPMEVLNNTVNTAVVSATTPDPNIANNVSTYTIWQESGLFIPNAVSPNGDGKNDRFLIVGLDKYPNSQLTVFNRWGNQVYHSDNYANDWDGHELSDGTYYYILLLNTIHGKQAYKGWIEILHK